In Halobacillus amylolyticus, the following proteins share a genomic window:
- a CDS encoding carbohydrate ABC transporter permease yields the protein MFKVKRETSDGKLALILLLPSTLLILLLIGYPMLSNFYISFFEQPINPEFPAEFVGFENYIETLTNIDFYKSLGITLLYTLLVVVGSTGLGLYVAILFNRPFRFRKVARSLIILSYVTPSISLIFVWKYMFNSGYGIINYIGGDILHLFNQPPLWFDDPTSAFILVVLFAIWRYFPYAFIAFLAILQTISPTLYEAAEMDGANVWQKFKAVTLPAIMPVMLTVITLRTIWMFYMFEDVYLLTNKVNVLGVYLYETAFAFNDLGKASAISVILFLVISTLIIAIRKKVNLNASS from the coding sequence TTGTTTAAGGTCAAACGAGAAACGTCAGATGGAAAATTAGCATTGATTTTATTATTACCGAGCACCCTTTTAATTCTATTGTTAATTGGCTATCCCATGCTCTCAAACTTCTATATTAGTTTTTTTGAGCAGCCTATTAACCCTGAATTTCCCGCAGAGTTTGTAGGGTTTGAAAACTACATAGAAACATTAACAAATATTGATTTTTATAAATCACTTGGTATTACTCTTCTATACACCCTGTTGGTGGTAGTGGGTAGCACAGGCCTGGGTCTTTATGTAGCGATCTTGTTCAATCGCCCATTTCGATTTAGGAAGGTTGCACGTTCGCTGATCATTTTATCTTATGTCACTCCGTCCATTTCACTGATCTTTGTGTGGAAATATATGTTCAATAGTGGATACGGGATCATCAATTACATTGGTGGAGATATTTTACATCTTTTCAATCAGCCTCCTCTCTGGTTTGATGATCCGACCAGCGCTTTCATTCTTGTCGTGCTATTTGCGATCTGGAGGTACTTTCCTTACGCCTTTATCGCGTTCTTAGCCATTCTTCAAACGATATCACCTACTTTATATGAAGCGGCAGAAATGGATGGCGCGAACGTCTGGCAAAAGTTTAAAGCGGTTACGTTACCTGCCATTATGCCGGTCATGCTTACGGTGATCACGTTAAGAACAATTTGGATGTTCTATATGTTTGAGGACGTCTATCTATTAACAAATAAAGTGAATGTACTAGGAGTCTATTTATATGAAACCGCATTTGCCTTTAATGACTTAGGGAAAGCATCAGCGATTTCTGTCATCCTATTCTTAGTGATTAGTACATTAATTATTGCTATTAGGAAGAAGGTGAACTTAAATGCCAGCAGTTAA